One window of Nicotiana tomentosiformis chromosome 11, ASM39032v3, whole genome shotgun sequence genomic DNA carries:
- the LOC104104395 gene encoding uncharacterized protein, whose amino-acid sequence MENENEKESSSFRSITRHRRSSSVSCFFSSNYNSTSDHISRDSSSTSSTHEVPKLKKSPNQSWIRSKNHHDHFPDQIKGKCKNIMNRFGRHRRHSSADFSYDQLSYAKNFEDNNETSFDDTEDFPPRNFTARLPSSPPNYSKLKIPTNVTKHE is encoded by the coding sequence ATGGAGAATGAGAATGAGAAAGAGAGCTCATCATTTAGGAGTATTACTAGACACAGAAGATCATCaagtgtttcatgttttttcTCGAGCAACTATAATAGTACTTCAGATCATATTTCTCGTGACTCCTCATCAACATCTTCTACACATGAGGTGCCAAAATTAAAGAAATCTCCTAATCAATCGTGGATTCGTTCGAAAAATCATCATGATCATTTTCCAGATCAGATAAAAGGGAAATGTAAGAATATTATGAATCGATTTGGTCGACATCGTCGCCATTCCTCTGCAGATTTTAGCTACGATCAACTCAGTTATGCCAAGAATTTTGAGGACAATAATGAAACAAGTTTTGATGATACTGAGGACTTTCCTCCGAGGAATTTTACAGCTAGATTGCCATCATCTCCTCCTAATTATTCCAAATTGAAAATTCCAACCAACGTAACAAAACATGAATGA